A single Arachnia propionica DNA region contains:
- a CDS encoding CPBP family intramembrane metalloprotease, translating into MVIDARPRGSLWGPLLILSSFTLPLAGFGFWLQVSGYDSRWYDTGKSILGAIGLVVLWWLLRREGTTLRGCVGRFRAKDLGWALVVGLGMSAISLGTWLIAADWLRRKTPAPDSEFYPFSTEFMIRALVEPVWITFMVNLLFLGYALPRLRARFGPVWATVIVAFCSGLVQMGYNLQGPVTMMISMLLGFLLVIPPALVTLATGSTWPGFLGYLFMVQLRQLEEVLLALLLLAYMPVFWLPLILVALAVCCWCGAKTQGRGAGPRPGAPGGDLGGVS; encoded by the coding sequence ATGGTGATTGATGCGAGGCCCCGAGGATCGCTGTGGGGGCCGTTGCTGATTCTGTCGTCGTTCACGCTTCCGCTCGCAGGATTCGGGTTCTGGCTGCAGGTCAGCGGATACGACTCCCGTTGGTACGACACCGGGAAGTCGATTCTCGGGGCGATCGGCTTGGTGGTGCTGTGGTGGCTGCTGCGGCGCGAGGGCACGACCCTTCGGGGTTGCGTGGGACGGTTCAGGGCCAAGGACCTGGGGTGGGCATTGGTGGTGGGGCTCGGAATGTCCGCCATCTCCCTCGGGACCTGGCTGATCGCGGCTGATTGGCTCAGGAGAAAAACACCGGCCCCGGACAGCGAGTTCTATCCCTTCTCCACCGAGTTCATGATCAGGGCCCTGGTGGAACCGGTCTGGATCACGTTCATGGTCAATCTGCTGTTCCTCGGTTATGCCCTGCCCCGGCTGCGCGCACGGTTCGGCCCGGTGTGGGCGACGGTGATCGTCGCCTTCTGCTCCGGGCTGGTGCAGATGGGATACAACCTCCAGGGCCCGGTGACGATGATGATCTCGATGCTTCTCGGATTCCTGTTGGTGATTCCCCCGGCCCTGGTCACGCTGGCGACGGGGAGCACCTGGCCGGGTTTCCTCGGATACCTGTTCATGGTTCAACTGAGGCAACTCGAAGAAGTGCTCCTCGCCCTTCTGCTCCTTGCCTACATGCCGGTGTTCTGGCTTCCGCTGATCCTGGTGGCCCTGGCGGTCTGCTGCTGGTGCGGGGCGAAGACCCAGGGGCGAGGTGCCGGTCCCCGGCCCGGTGCACCCGGGGGTGACCTTGGGGGTGTGTCCTAG
- the serS gene encoding serine--tRNA ligase: MIDPKLLRTDPDLVRRSQEARGDSVELVDELVSADEARRSGIATHDRLRAEQKELGRLIPKAQGDEKTELLARTKQLAADVKAAQEQSEAAGERFNELIMQLGNIVIDGVPRGGEDDGLVIETVGVPRDFAAEGFEPKDHLELGEALGAIDMERGTKISGSRFYVLTGIGARLEFALLNLAMTKAVEWGFTAMIPPALVKPEAMAGTGFLGQAAKDVYHLSTDDLYLVGTSEVALAAFHSDEILDADSLPRRYAAFSPCFRREAGSYGKDTRGIFRVHWFDKVEMFIHCLPEDAEDWHQRLLGFEKEFLQALEIPFQVLDVASGDLGLSAARKYDCYAWLPTQQRYREVTSTSNCTQFQARRLGIRYRTEKGTEHVATLNGTLCAMTRIIIMLLENHQQADGSVRVPEALRPHLGGLEVLTAG; this comes from the coding sequence ATGATCGATCCCAAGCTGCTGCGCACCGACCCCGACCTCGTCCGGCGTTCACAGGAGGCCCGCGGGGACTCCGTCGAACTCGTCGACGAACTGGTCTCGGCCGATGAGGCGCGCCGCTCGGGGATCGCGACCCACGACAGGCTGCGTGCCGAGCAGAAGGAACTCGGCAGGCTCATCCCCAAGGCGCAGGGCGACGAGAAGACCGAGCTGCTGGCCCGCACCAAACAGCTCGCCGCCGACGTGAAGGCCGCGCAGGAGCAGTCGGAGGCCGCCGGGGAACGTTTCAACGAGCTGATCATGCAGCTCGGAAACATCGTCATCGACGGTGTGCCGCGCGGCGGTGAGGACGACGGCCTCGTGATCGAGACCGTCGGTGTCCCCCGCGACTTCGCCGCCGAGGGTTTCGAACCCAAGGACCACCTGGAGCTCGGTGAGGCGCTGGGCGCCATCGACATGGAACGCGGCACGAAGATCTCCGGGTCGCGGTTCTACGTGCTCACCGGCATTGGCGCGCGCCTGGAGTTCGCGTTGCTGAACCTGGCCATGACCAAGGCCGTCGAGTGGGGATTCACCGCCATGATCCCCCCGGCGCTGGTGAAACCCGAGGCGATGGCCGGCACCGGTTTCCTCGGTCAGGCCGCCAAGGACGTCTACCATCTCTCCACCGACGACCTCTACCTCGTCGGCACCTCCGAGGTGGCCCTGGCGGCTTTCCACAGCGACGAAATCCTCGACGCCGATTCCCTGCCACGCCGCTACGCCGCGTTCAGCCCCTGCTTCCGCCGCGAGGCCGGTTCCTACGGCAAGGACACCCGAGGCATTTTCCGCGTCCACTGGTTCGACAAGGTCGAGATGTTCATCCACTGCCTGCCCGAGGACGCCGAGGACTGGCACCAGCGACTCCTCGGTTTCGAGAAGGAGTTCCTCCAGGCGCTGGAGATTCCCTTCCAGGTCCTCGACGTCGCATCCGGGGATCTCGGCCTCAGCGCCGCCCGCAAGTACGACTGCTACGCCTGGTTGCCCACCCAGCAGCGCTACCGCGAGGTGACCTCCACCTCCAACTGCACCCAGTTCCAGGCCCGCCGCCTCGGGATCCGGTACCGCACCGAGAAGGGCACCGAGCACGTCGCCACCCTCAACGGCACACTGTGCGCCATGACCCGGATCATCATCATGCTGCTCGAGAACCACCAGCAGGCCGACGGATCGGTGCGCGTCCCCGAGGCGCTGCGCCCCCACCTCGGCGGCCTCGAGGTGCTCACGGCGGGCTGA
- the aat gene encoding leucyl/phenylalanyl-tRNA--protein transferase has translation MLDNVFGSPDAWPDSDLIGYSDEFDPALALVAYRCGVFPMPVEQWMGWWSPLRRAVLLPGGLRITRSLRKTAARYTTTVDRAFPDVLAACADPKRPDGWIDDRIAFAYTALNQAGYAHSVETWDSDGRLVGGLYGVHQAGMFAGESMFHHPELGRDASKVALLRLVAELARARIDLLDVQWLTPHLASLGVVELSRRDYLARLGVALEGEHRNTWSNAERWNSRRLLAAHV, from the coding sequence GTGCTCGACAACGTCTTCGGTTCACCCGATGCCTGGCCGGACTCCGACCTGATCGGGTACAGCGACGAATTCGACCCCGCTCTGGCGCTGGTGGCCTACCGCTGCGGGGTGTTCCCCATGCCGGTGGAGCAGTGGATGGGGTGGTGGTCGCCGCTGAGGCGCGCCGTGCTGCTTCCCGGCGGGCTGCGCATCACCAGGTCGCTGCGCAAGACCGCCGCCCGCTACACCACCACCGTCGACCGCGCCTTCCCCGACGTGTTGGCCGCCTGCGCCGACCCGAAACGCCCCGACGGCTGGATCGACGACCGCATCGCCTTCGCCTACACCGCCCTCAACCAGGCCGGATACGCGCACAGCGTCGAAACCTGGGACTCCGACGGCAGGCTGGTCGGGGGGCTCTACGGGGTGCACCAGGCCGGGATGTTCGCGGGGGAGTCCATGTTCCATCACCCCGAACTCGGCCGCGACGCCTCCAAGGTGGCGCTACTGAGACTGGTCGCGGAACTCGCCCGGGCCCGCATCGACCTGCTCGACGTGCAGTGGCTCACCCCGCACCTGGCCAGCCTTGGGGTGGTGGAACTGTCTCGCCGTGACTACCTGGCGCGGCTGGGCGTCGCCCTCGAGGGGGAGCACCGCAACACCTGGTCGAACGCCGAGCGCTGGAACTCCCGCCGGCTGCTGGCGGCCCACGTCTGA
- the pheA gene encoding prephenate dehydratase — MLGYFGPAGTFTHQALLTIDDSGGVPFASVGEALDAVRQGHVDGVVVPIENSVEGGVSATLDKLVDGDPLVVTAEVVIPVEFGIYVRPGTTLDDVTSVLTHGHAAAQCRDWLATMIPDAQVTEAGSTAGAAKEVADPASRYDAAICARVAGRLYGLEELAHSIEDNPGAVTRFVVVSRPGRVPERTGADKTTLVAYMHQDHPGALLEILQQFAVRGVNLCRIESRPTKTILGSYCFAIDAEGHLDDRRLAEALLGLRRICRDVIFLGSYPRADAQPADVRRGFDDEAFEEASEWLRSLGAD, encoded by the coding sequence GTGCTCGGATATTTCGGACCCGCGGGGACGTTCACCCATCAGGCCCTGCTCACCATCGACGACTCCGGTGGCGTTCCCTTCGCCAGCGTCGGAGAGGCTCTGGACGCGGTCAGGCAGGGGCATGTCGACGGCGTCGTGGTGCCGATCGAGAACTCCGTAGAGGGCGGGGTTTCCGCCACCCTGGACAAGCTCGTCGACGGCGATCCCCTGGTGGTCACTGCCGAGGTGGTGATTCCCGTCGAGTTCGGGATCTATGTGCGCCCCGGCACCACCCTCGACGACGTCACCTCGGTGCTCACCCACGGACACGCGGCCGCTCAGTGCCGCGACTGGCTGGCCACGATGATCCCCGACGCGCAGGTGACGGAGGCCGGTTCCACGGCGGGCGCGGCCAAGGAGGTCGCGGATCCGGCCTCCCGCTACGACGCCGCCATCTGCGCGCGGGTCGCGGGCCGGCTCTACGGGCTCGAGGAGCTGGCCCACTCCATCGAGGACAATCCGGGTGCGGTGACCCGGTTCGTCGTGGTTTCCCGCCCGGGACGGGTACCGGAACGCACCGGCGCGGACAAGACCACCCTGGTGGCCTACATGCACCAGGACCACCCGGGCGCCCTGCTGGAGATCCTGCAGCAGTTCGCGGTGCGCGGGGTGAACCTGTGCCGCATCGAGTCGCGTCCCACCAAGACCATCCTCGGCAGCTACTGCTTCGCCATCGACGCGGAGGGCCACCTCGACGACCGCCGCCTCGCCGAGGCCCTCCTCGGGCTGCGGCGGATCTGCCGCGACGTGATCTTCCTCGGCTCCTATCCGCGCGCCGACGCCCAACCGGCCGATGTGCGCCGGGGCTTCGACGACGAGGCGTTCGAGGAGGCATCCGAGTGGCTGCGGTCGCTCGGCGCGGACTGA
- a CDS encoding HAD family hydrolase, with product MTFKPALVALDIDGTIVSVDGDLPDEVRDAVRRVVAAGVPVVLTTGRAWAGTQIIFDALGLPPGPSVCANGAMIVNYPPVEVVHEIRFDPADSIKRAARLAPNAAIAVTDGMLWRVSKPFPDGELNGEFVVESVEELASRPVSRIVVHDPETDDDVFNEMVEALGLREVSYYMGWSSWVDIVPKDVDKARGLERVCGQLGVAAADVLVLGDGYNDIEMIRWAGRGVAMGDAPHGVRAAADHVTGDFGSGGAVQELERWFPAEIKAG from the coding sequence ATGACTTTCAAACCTGCGCTGGTCGCCCTCGACATCGACGGCACCATCGTCAGCGTCGACGGCGACCTTCCCGACGAGGTGCGCGACGCGGTGCGGCGTGTCGTCGCAGCCGGGGTGCCGGTGGTACTCACGACGGGTCGGGCATGGGCCGGGACACAGATAATCTTCGACGCCCTCGGCCTGCCGCCCGGCCCGTCGGTGTGCGCGAACGGAGCGATGATCGTGAACTACCCGCCCGTCGAGGTGGTCCACGAGATTCGGTTCGATCCCGCCGACTCCATCAAGCGGGCGGCCAGGCTGGCGCCGAACGCGGCCATCGCCGTCACCGACGGCATGCTGTGGCGGGTCTCGAAACCCTTCCCCGACGGGGAACTGAACGGCGAGTTCGTCGTGGAGAGCGTCGAGGAACTGGCCTCGCGCCCGGTTTCCCGCATCGTGGTTCACGACCCGGAAACCGACGATGACGTGTTCAACGAGATGGTCGAGGCCCTGGGGCTGCGGGAGGTTTCGTACTACATGGGTTGGTCGTCGTGGGTGGACATCGTCCCCAAGGACGTCGACAAGGCCCGGGGTCTGGAGCGGGTGTGTGGGCAGCTCGGTGTCGCCGCCGCCGACGTGCTGGTCCTCGGCGACGGCTACAACGACATCGAGATGATCCGGTGGGCCGGGCGGGGGGTTGCCATGGGTGACGCCCCCCACGGCGTGAGGGCCGCGGCGGATCACGTCACCGGCGACTTCGGCTCCGGAGGGGCCGTCCAGGAGCTGGAACGCTGGTTCCCCGCGGAAATAAAGGCTGGTTGA
- a CDS encoding WhiB family transcriptional regulator encodes MTIALDNATPCVKFASLFQNPLLEDENSVETAAEVRTQAALVAHAAKLCGDCPLRAQCLTNAVVFHDVAGFVAGTTEPQRREIRARLGVTVEPEDLDSFAGVSSGRNFDHAEIHRLRQANPTQPLSAIAARVGCSVSTVKRHLRRAENQGGVVKSISQKNKPGKREVMKAAAEVLSPASSVA; translated from the coding sequence GTGACCATCGCGCTCGACAACGCCACCCCTTGCGTCAAGTTCGCCTCGCTCTTCCAGAATCCCCTCCTGGAGGACGAGAACAGCGTCGAGACCGCCGCCGAAGTCCGCACCCAGGCAGCGCTCGTGGCCCACGCCGCGAAACTCTGCGGGGACTGCCCCCTGCGCGCCCAGTGCCTCACCAACGCCGTCGTCTTCCACGACGTCGCGGGTTTCGTGGCCGGCACCACCGAACCCCAGCGCAGGGAAATCCGCGCCCGCCTCGGAGTCACCGTCGAGCCCGAAGACCTGGACAGCTTCGCCGGGGTCTCCTCGGGTCGCAATTTCGACCACGCGGAGATCCACCGGCTGCGGCAGGCCAACCCCACCCAGCCGCTGTCCGCCATAGCTGCTCGCGTCGGCTGCTCCGTCTCAACGGTGAAACGTCACCTCAGGCGCGCCGAGAACCAAGGCGGGGTTGTCAAGTCCATCAGCCAGAAGAACAAGCCTGGCAAACGCGAGGTGATGAAAGCCGCCGCCGAGGTGCTGAGCCCGGCCTCCTCGGTGGCCTGA
- a CDS encoding WXG100 family type VII secretion target, protein MAPKRADNPVMAQAAGQVETKHQQIHDLQIRLQKQLPALASRWGASEFNTFQHDYSQFDSEFERVKQGLDMVHASLTGQAEVPTPPARRAHPQARRAHPQTHDPQPQARRARPETPQHGYPASLPEGIAGLADANAELNTLLAVLRSELSSSMAHWDDAARHAWTTAQTSWDESNRRQQDIVAGLPEAMTRAHGSGVWFPTTPAAS, encoded by the coding sequence ATGGCCCCCAAACGCGCGGACAACCCCGTGATGGCGCAGGCCGCTGGGCAGGTCGAGACGAAGCACCAGCAGATCCACGACCTCCAGATCCGGCTGCAGAAACAGCTTCCCGCGCTCGCATCCCGCTGGGGAGCGAGCGAGTTCAACACGTTCCAGCACGACTACAGCCAGTTCGACTCCGAGTTCGAACGGGTGAAGCAGGGCCTCGACATGGTGCACGCCAGCCTCACCGGCCAGGCGGAGGTGCCCACCCCTCCCGCGCGCCGCGCACACCCGCAGGCCCGCCGGGCGCACCCCCAAACCCACGACCCGCAACCGCAGGCCCGCCGGGCGCGTCCCGAAACCCCCCAGCACGGATACCCGGCGTCGCTTCCCGAAGGCATCGCGGGCCTGGCCGACGCCAACGCCGAACTGAACACCCTCCTGGCGGTGCTACGCAGCGAACTGTCGAGTTCGATGGCGCACTGGGACGACGCCGCCCGGCACGCCTGGACCACGGCACAGACCTCGTGGGACGAGTCGAACCGCCGCCAGCAGGACATCGTGGCGGGCCTCCCGGAGGCCATGACCCGCGCCCACGGATCGGGGGTCTGGTTCCCCACCACCCCGGCCGCCAGCTAG